A DNA window from Ornithinimicrobium humiphilum contains the following coding sequences:
- a CDS encoding SDR family NAD(P)-dependent oxidoreductase: MTGARVALVTGASRGIGDHLVRALLGAGWAVVGLSRSGSVADGATGLPCDVTDAGSVDEVVGRVVAEHGRIDLLVNCAGLVEPERPVWEADVDEWWQVMVTNVRGPFLLTRAVVPHMIAAGGGRIVNLNSGAGTRERADLTAYCASKSALARLTGGTALAGAEHGVLAFDLAPGVVETDMTHSMRMHDGRTEWTAPEDVVALLLALADGELDGFSGRMVRAGSDDLDTLRRRSTEGLGEGERMLRLRPWGPDDPLSG; the protein is encoded by the coding sequence GTGACCGGCGCTCGTGTCGCCCTCGTGACCGGTGCCTCCCGGGGCATCGGGGACCACCTCGTCCGCGCCCTCCTCGGCGCGGGCTGGGCGGTCGTCGGCCTGTCCCGTTCCGGGTCGGTCGCCGACGGCGCCACGGGTCTACCGTGCGACGTCACCGACGCCGGGTCCGTCGACGAGGTCGTCGGCCGGGTCGTGGCGGAGCACGGTCGCATCGACCTGCTCGTCAACTGCGCAGGCCTGGTGGAGCCCGAGCGGCCGGTCTGGGAGGCCGACGTCGACGAGTGGTGGCAGGTCATGGTCACCAACGTGCGTGGGCCCTTCCTGCTCACCCGCGCCGTCGTGCCGCACATGATCGCGGCCGGCGGCGGGCGGATCGTCAACCTCAACTCCGGCGCCGGCACGCGCGAGCGTGCCGACCTCACCGCGTACTGCGCGTCGAAGTCGGCCCTGGCCCGTCTCACGGGCGGCACTGCGCTGGCGGGTGCCGAGCACGGCGTGCTCGCCTTCGACCTGGCCCCCGGCGTGGTCGAGACGGACATGACCCACTCGATGCGCATGCACGACGGGCGCACCGAGTGGACCGCGCCGGAGGACGTCGTCGCGCTGCTGCTGGCGCTGGCCGACGGCGAGCTCGACGGCTTCTCGGGCCGCATGGTGCGGGCCGGGTCCGACGACCTCGACACCCTGCGCCGTCGCTCGACCGAGGGTCTGGGCGAGGGGGAGCGCATGCTCCGCCTGCGTCCCTGGGGTCCCGACGACCCGCTGTCCGGCTGA
- a CDS encoding pentapeptide repeat-containing protein, which produces MAVLLEDLVAGSLLVRERLTGALAEGDRLVDVELEGCTLFDAVLAGTELSGVKLEDCSVERVDLSRARLPDVTLDGCTFVGCKALATSWSMMRRPALTPSPSSWLDCRLDLGSLSGLDLRGSRFTGCSLRDADLSGADLREVTFLDCDLTGARLDGADLRGVDLRGSSGYGVDVRDARVEGLRVDVAGAEALLSILGVEVD; this is translated from the coding sequence GTGGCGGTACTGCTCGAGGACCTCGTCGCCGGATCCCTGCTCGTCCGCGAGAGGCTGACCGGGGCGCTCGCCGAAGGGGACCGGCTCGTCGACGTCGAGCTCGAGGGATGCACGCTGTTCGACGCCGTGCTGGCCGGGACCGAGCTCTCGGGCGTCAAGCTGGAGGACTGCTCGGTGGAGCGTGTCGACCTCTCCCGCGCCCGGCTGCCGGACGTGACCCTCGACGGCTGCACGTTCGTCGGGTGCAAGGCCCTGGCGACGTCGTGGTCGATGATGCGGCGGCCTGCGCTGACCCCGAGCCCGAGCAGCTGGCTCGACTGCCGGCTCGACCTCGGGAGCCTGTCGGGGCTGGACCTGCGCGGCAGCCGGTTCACGGGCTGCTCGTTGCGCGACGCCGACCTCAGCGGGGCGGACCTGCGGGAGGTGACCTTCCTCGACTGCGACCTCACGGGTGCCCGGCTGGACGGGGCCGACCTGCGGGGAGTCGACCTGCGAGGGTCCTCCGGCTACGGGGTGGACGTCCGCGACGCCCGCGTCGAGGGGCTGCGCGTGGACGTCGCCGGGGCCGAGGCGCTGCTCTCGATCCTGGGCGTCGAGGTGGACTGA
- the infC gene encoding translation initiation factor IF-3: protein MSEPRINDRIRVPEVRLVGPNGEQVGIVRVEDALRLAAEADLDLVEVAPMARPPVAKLMDYGKYKYETAMKAREARKNQVNTVIKEIKLRPKIDPHDYGTKKGHVERFLKAGDKVKVTIMFRGREQSRPELGFRLLQRLAEDVAELGFVESAPRQDGRNMVMVLGPAKKKTAVRQEQKKRDAERAAATEAAPGATEDTAGTTETTPEQE, encoded by the coding sequence ATCAGCGAGCCTCGCATCAATGACCGCATCCGGGTTCCGGAGGTGCGGTTGGTGGGCCCCAACGGGGAGCAGGTCGGCATCGTGCGCGTCGAGGACGCGCTGCGGCTTGCCGCAGAGGCCGACCTCGACCTCGTCGAGGTGGCCCCCATGGCACGTCCCCCGGTCGCCAAGCTCATGGACTACGGCAAGTACAAGTACGAGACCGCCATGAAGGCGCGTGAGGCCCGGAAGAACCAGGTCAACACGGTCATCAAGGAGATCAAGCTCCGTCCGAAGATCGACCCCCACGACTACGGCACCAAGAAGGGCCACGTCGAGCGGTTCCTCAAGGCCGGCGACAAGGTCAAGGTCACGATCATGTTCCGTGGTCGCGAGCAGTCCCGCCCCGAGCTGGGCTTCCGGCTGCTGCAGCGGCTGGCCGAGGACGTCGCCGAGCTGGGCTTCGTCGAGAGCGCCCCGCGCCAGGACGGCCGCAACATGGTCATGGTGCTCGGCCCCGCCAAGAAGAAGACCGCCGTGCGGCAGGAGCAGAAGAAGCGCGACGCCGAGCGCGCCGCCGCCACCGAGGCCGCCCCCGGGGCGACCGAGGACACCGCCGGCACGACAGAGACCACCCCCGAGCAGGAGTGA
- the pheT gene encoding phenylalanine--tRNA ligase subunit beta: MRVPVDWLGDYVELPEGVTGEQIAADLVAVGLEEEGLHTSGVSGPLVVGRVLEKHPEPQKNGKTINWCQVDVGPEMNAVNGSVAEGVGIVCGAHNFEAGDLVAVILPGGVLPTPSGPMTISARKTYGHVSAGMICSVRELGIGDDHDGIIVLPRLLGQERVEELGLAPGDDLIGVLGLDREVVEVNVTPDRGYCFSIRGIAREYSHSTGAPFRDPADLPVDPATEDGYAVELRDEAHRDGEAPGCDRYVARIVRGIDLTRQTPEWMARRLTEAGMRPIGLAVDVTNYVMLALGQPLHAFDLATLDSPIVVRRARAGERLRTLDDVDRELHPEDLLITCGPDGGRILALAGVMGGEDGEVTPGETTDVLVESAHFDPRTVARTSRRHKLSSEAAKRFERGVDPGVTAAAAQLAVDLLVELGGGTADAAITDRDERASTAMPAIELDLDMPTRYVGVDYGHERVVELLRLIGCEVSTEGSTATVVPPTWRPDLTDAPTLVEEVARIDGYDKIPSVVPRAIGGRGLTHGQRSRRAVAYALAGQGLHEVLTYPFVGTDRFDELGLAAGDPRRAALRLANPLSDEAPFMRTELLQTLPEALRRNISRGSRDVALFEIDTVTVPHHAASAPVPGVGARPDDATLQQIRDAVPHQPWHVAVVAAGQADRSGWWGEGRPVDVTDVVGWAHSVADTLGVPVRRRQGERAPFHPGRCVELLLEDGTSVGWAGELHPKVVQRLGLPPRTSAAELDLDVLVRASDHRTQVSPLSTQPVAGSDVALVVPRTVRYGDVEESLRAGAGELLEDIALFDVYVGDQLGPDQQSLAFRMHFRAPDRTLTTEEVNAARDAAVDRAARDHGAVLR, translated from the coding sequence ATGCGGGTTCCGGTCGACTGGCTGGGCGACTACGTCGAGCTGCCCGAGGGCGTGACCGGCGAGCAGATCGCCGCCGACCTCGTGGCCGTCGGGCTCGAGGAGGAAGGCCTGCACACCAGCGGTGTGAGCGGTCCTCTCGTCGTGGGCCGGGTGCTCGAGAAGCACCCCGAGCCGCAGAAGAACGGCAAGACCATCAACTGGTGCCAGGTCGACGTCGGTCCAGAGATGAACGCTGTCAACGGCTCCGTCGCCGAAGGCGTGGGCATCGTCTGCGGCGCGCACAACTTCGAGGCGGGCGACCTGGTCGCCGTCATCCTCCCCGGCGGGGTGCTGCCCACCCCCTCGGGCCCGATGACGATCTCCGCGCGCAAGACCTACGGCCACGTCTCCGCCGGCATGATCTGCTCGGTCCGCGAGCTCGGGATCGGCGACGACCACGACGGCATCATCGTGCTCCCGCGCCTGCTGGGCCAGGAGCGCGTCGAGGAGCTGGGCCTGGCCCCGGGCGACGACCTCATCGGCGTCCTCGGCCTCGACCGCGAGGTCGTCGAGGTCAACGTCACCCCCGACCGCGGCTACTGCTTCAGCATCCGCGGCATCGCCCGCGAGTACTCCCACTCCACCGGCGCGCCCTTCCGCGACCCGGCCGACCTCCCGGTCGACCCCGCCACCGAGGATGGGTATGCCGTGGAGCTGCGTGACGAGGCGCACCGCGACGGCGAGGCGCCCGGCTGCGACCGCTACGTGGCGCGCATCGTCCGGGGCATCGACCTGACCCGCCAGACGCCGGAGTGGATGGCGCGCCGCCTCACCGAGGCCGGCATGCGCCCGATCGGCCTGGCCGTCGACGTCACCAACTACGTCATGCTCGCGCTCGGGCAGCCGCTGCACGCCTTCGACCTGGCCACCCTCGACAGCCCGATCGTGGTCCGCCGCGCCCGGGCGGGGGAGCGGCTGCGCACCCTCGACGACGTCGACCGCGAGCTGCACCCCGAGGACCTGCTCATCACCTGCGGCCCCGACGGCGGACGCATCCTGGCGCTGGCCGGCGTCATGGGCGGCGAGGACGGCGAGGTCACGCCGGGCGAGACGACCGACGTGCTCGTCGAGTCGGCCCACTTCGACCCGCGCACGGTGGCGCGCACCTCGCGCCGGCACAAGCTCTCCAGCGAGGCCGCCAAGCGCTTCGAGCGCGGCGTCGACCCGGGCGTCACCGCCGCCGCGGCGCAGCTGGCGGTCGACCTGCTCGTCGAGCTCGGCGGCGGCACGGCCGACGCGGCCATCACCGACCGCGACGAGCGCGCCTCCACCGCAATGCCGGCGATCGAGCTCGACCTGGACATGCCCACCCGCTACGTCGGGGTCGACTACGGCCACGAGCGCGTCGTCGAGCTGCTGCGCCTGATCGGGTGCGAGGTGAGCACCGAGGGGAGCACCGCGACCGTCGTGCCCCCGACCTGGCGCCCCGACCTCACCGACGCCCCGACGCTCGTCGAGGAGGTCGCGCGGATCGACGGCTACGACAAGATCCCGTCGGTCGTCCCGCGGGCCATCGGCGGTCGCGGGCTCACCCACGGCCAGCGCTCCCGTCGTGCCGTCGCCTACGCGCTGGCGGGCCAGGGCCTGCACGAGGTCCTGACCTACCCCTTCGTGGGCACCGACCGCTTCGACGAGCTCGGCCTGGCGGCAGGCGACCCGCGCCGCGCGGCCCTGCGCCTGGCCAACCCGCTCTCCGACGAGGCGCCCTTCATGCGCACCGAGCTGCTGCAGACGCTTCCGGAGGCGCTCAGGCGCAACATCTCGCGCGGCTCGCGCGACGTGGCGCTCTTCGAGATCGACACCGTCACCGTCCCCCACCACGCCGCCTCGGCCCCGGTGCCCGGGGTCGGCGCGCGGCCGGACGACGCGACGCTGCAGCAGATCCGCGACGCGGTGCCGCACCAGCCGTGGCACGTGGCTGTCGTGGCCGCGGGCCAGGCCGACCGGTCCGGCTGGTGGGGCGAGGGCCGTCCGGTCGACGTCACCGACGTCGTGGGCTGGGCCCACTCGGTCGCCGATACCCTCGGGGTCCCGGTCCGCAGGCGCCAGGGCGAGCGTGCGCCCTTCCACCCCGGACGCTGCGTCGAGCTACTCCTCGAGGACGGCACGTCCGTCGGCTGGGCCGGCGAGCTGCACCCCAAGGTCGTCCAGCGGCTCGGGCTGCCGCCGCGCACCAGCGCCGCCGAGCTCGACCTCGACGTGCTCGTGCGCGCCAGCGACCACCGCACCCAGGTGAGCCCCTTGTCCACGCAGCCGGTGGCCGGCTCCGACGTGGCGCTCGTGGTGCCCCGCACGGTGCGCTACGGCGACGTCGAGGAGTCCCTGCGCGCCGGTGCCGGTGAGCTGCTGGAGGACATCGCACTCTTCGACGTCTACGTCGGCGACCAGCTCGGACCCGACCAGCAGTCGCTGGCCTTCCGCATGCACTTCCGCGCGCCCGACCGGACGCTGACGACCGAGGAGGTCAACGCGGCCCGCGACGCCGCCGTCGACCGCGCGGCCCGCGACCACGGGGCGGTCCTGCGGTGA
- the rplT gene encoding 50S ribosomal protein L20, with protein sequence MARVKRAVNAQKKRRVVLERASGYRGQRSRLYRKAKEQVTHSLVYSYNDRRARKGDFRRLWIQRINAGARANGMTYNRFIQGLKAAGVEVDRRMLAELAVNDEAAFVALVELAKANVPAADAA encoded by the coding sequence GTGGCACGCGTGAAGCGGGCGGTCAACGCCCAGAAGAAGCGTCGGGTCGTCCTGGAGCGCGCCAGCGGTTACCGCGGCCAGCGCAGCCGGCTCTACCGCAAGGCCAAGGAGCAGGTCACCCACTCCCTCGTCTACAGCTACAACGACCGTCGCGCCCGCAAGGGTGACTTCCGTCGGCTGTGGATCCAGCGCATCAACGCCGGCGCCCGCGCCAACGGCATGACCTACAACCGGTTCATCCAGGGCCTGAAGGCCGCCGGTGTCGAGGTCGACCGCCGCATGCTCGCCGAGCTCGCCGTCAACGACGAGGCCGCCTTCGTGGCGCTCGTCGAGCTGGCCAAGGCCAACGTGCCGGCCGCCGACGCCGCCTGA
- the rpmI gene encoding 50S ribosomal protein L35, with protein sequence MPKMKTHSGAKKRFRVTGSGKVMRQRARHVHKFQERPARQARRLVNDVVVAPADTRKVKKMLGL encoded by the coding sequence ATGCCGAAGATGAAGACCCACAGCGGTGCCAAGAAGCGCTTCCGCGTCACCGGCTCCGGCAAGGTGATGCGTCAGCGTGCGCGCCACGTGCACAAGTTCCAGGAGCGTCCGGCCCGCCAGGCCCGCCGCCTCGTCAACGACGTGGTGGTCGCCCCCGCCGACACCCGCAAGGTGAAGAAGATGCTCGGCCTCTAA
- the pheS gene encoding phenylalanine--tRNA ligase subunit alpha: protein MSGPNTNYDPVEVAALAPEAVEAAVAAALEAIAAAADLDQLKAARLAHAGERSPLALANREIGALPPSAKAEAGKRVGQARGRVNQALAARQAELEAERDERILVEEAMDLTAVPARRPLGRRHVLTVTAERMADAMVGLGWEIAEGPAVEAEWFNFDALNFDKDHPARQMQDTFFVEPADAGLVLRTHTSPVQARSLLERGVPLYVAVPGKTFRTDELDATHTPVFHQLEGLAIDEGLTMAHLKGTLDRLAEAMFGPGIVSRLRPAFFPFTEPSAEMDFRCFVCRGEDTSCRTCGGTGWIEWGGCGMVNHNVLRACGVDPERYQGFAFGMGVERTAMFRHGISDMREMIEGDVRFNAQFGMEI from the coding sequence GTGTCCGGACCCAACACCAACTACGACCCCGTCGAGGTCGCCGCGCTCGCGCCGGAGGCCGTCGAGGCCGCCGTCGCCGCCGCGCTCGAGGCCATCGCCGCCGCCGCCGATCTCGACCAGCTGAAGGCCGCGCGCCTGGCCCACGCGGGAGAGCGTTCCCCGCTCGCCCTGGCCAACCGCGAGATCGGCGCCCTGCCGCCGAGCGCCAAGGCCGAGGCGGGCAAGCGGGTCGGGCAGGCCCGGGGCCGTGTCAACCAGGCCCTCGCCGCCCGGCAGGCCGAGCTCGAGGCCGAGCGCGACGAGCGGATCCTCGTCGAGGAGGCCATGGACCTCACCGCCGTGCCGGCGCGCCGGCCGCTGGGTCGCCGCCACGTGCTGACGGTGACCGCCGAGCGGATGGCCGACGCCATGGTCGGCCTGGGCTGGGAGATCGCCGAGGGGCCCGCGGTCGAGGCCGAGTGGTTCAACTTCGACGCGCTGAACTTCGACAAGGACCACCCGGCGCGTCAGATGCAGGACACCTTCTTCGTCGAGCCGGCGGACGCGGGTCTGGTGCTGCGGACCCACACCTCGCCGGTGCAGGCCCGTTCGCTGCTCGAGCGCGGCGTGCCGCTCTACGTCGCCGTGCCGGGCAAGACCTTCCGCACCGACGAGCTGGACGCCACGCACACCCCGGTCTTCCACCAGCTCGAGGGCCTGGCGATCGACGAGGGCCTGACGATGGCCCACCTCAAGGGCACCCTCGACCGCCTCGCCGAGGCGATGTTCGGTCCGGGCATCGTCAGCCGCCTGAGGCCGGCCTTCTTCCCCTTCACCGAGCCCAGCGCCGAGATGGACTTCCGCTGCTTCGTCTGCCGCGGCGAGGACACCTCGTGCCGGACGTGCGGCGGGACCGGCTGGATCGAGTGGGGCGGCTGCGGCATGGTCAACCACAACGTGCTGCGCGCCTGCGGGGTCGACCCCGAGCGCTACCAGGGCTTCGCCTTCGGGATGGGCGTGGAGCGGACCGCGATGTTCCGCCACGGCATCAGCGACATGCGGGAGATGATCGAGGGAGACGTGCGCTTCAACGCGCAGTTCGGGATGGAGATCTGA
- a CDS encoding TrmH family RNA methyltransferase — protein sequence MIIPGRPPLLSSTRGERVRQVAALGRRAAREKSGRFLVEGPQGVRELLRYAAPSAEALYVTEPAAARHTEIVAEADEAGVPVHPCTEQVLAAMADTGTPQGMLAVARRVDVPLQEALDAVGEDGFAVVLTHVRDPGNAGTVLRGADAFGAAAVLVSAASVDVYNPKVVRSTVGSLFHLPVSVGTPVEDLLQTCRERGIRLLAADGSGTTMLPDADLSAPHAWVMGNEAWGLEPEVLELCDDVVAIPIQRAESLNLAMAATVCLHASSAAQR from the coding sequence GTGATCATCCCCGGCCGCCCGCCGCTGCTCAGCAGCACGCGCGGCGAACGGGTCCGCCAGGTCGCGGCGCTGGGGCGTCGTGCTGCCCGGGAGAAGTCGGGCAGGTTCCTCGTCGAGGGGCCCCAGGGCGTGCGGGAGCTGCTCCGGTATGCCGCGCCCTCGGCCGAGGCCCTGTACGTCACCGAGCCCGCCGCGGCACGGCATACCGAGATCGTGGCGGAGGCCGACGAGGCGGGGGTGCCCGTGCACCCCTGTACCGAGCAGGTGCTCGCGGCGATGGCCGACACCGGGACCCCGCAGGGTATGCTCGCGGTCGCGCGGCGGGTCGACGTGCCGCTGCAGGAGGCGCTGGACGCGGTCGGCGAGGACGGCTTCGCGGTCGTGCTGACCCACGTGAGGGACCCCGGCAACGCCGGGACGGTCCTGCGGGGTGCGGATGCCTTCGGGGCGGCCGCCGTGCTCGTCAGCGCCGCCTCGGTCGACGTCTACAACCCCAAGGTCGTCCGGTCCACGGTCGGCTCCCTCTTCCACCTGCCCGTCTCCGTCGGCACGCCCGTCGAGGACCTGCTGCAGACCTGCCGCGAGCGCGGCATCCGGCTGCTCGCCGCCGACGGCAGCGGCACCACCATGCTTCCCGATGCCGACCTGTCCGCTCCGCACGCCTGGGTGATGGGCAACGAGGCGTGGGGGCTCGAGCCCGAGGTGCTCGAGCTGTGCGACGACGTCGTCGCGATCCCGATCCAGCGGGCCGAGTCGCTCAACCTGGCCATGGCGGCAACCGTCTGCCTGCACGCCTCCAGCGCCGCCCAGCGGTAG